A genome region from Fodinibius salicampi includes the following:
- a CDS encoding site-2 protease family protein — MKGSLNLGKVAGIRVRVHWTFLLLILWIVFMEVSRGNDLEAILWSVLFICVLFGCVVLHELGHALTAGKFNIGTRQITLLPIGGVASLEAMPEDPREEFLVAVAGPVVNVIIALLLYLVVPIENYLNQDPEMLEQTMSSINGANFLFYLFSANVMLVLFNLIPAFPMDGGRVFRAMLSMKYDRVTATQMAARLGQGVAFFFFLVGLLYNPILILIAIFVYFGAQGENIMVQQLALLKDYKVKDAMMTDITTVQPDDTLNEVVDIILTGTERDFLVIDNGEVSGILYQSDLMQAFKNKNAEAKVRDVMDDEFYQVQINDNLTDIYRKVRSGNKTFFPVMKGGKLAGAIDMNNINEFMIFRAPLDY; from the coding sequence ATGAAAGGATCGTTAAACCTAGGTAAGGTAGCCGGAATCAGGGTCAGAGTTCACTGGACTTTTCTGCTGCTGATACTTTGGATTGTTTTTATGGAGGTAAGCAGAGGCAATGATCTGGAAGCTATACTGTGGAGTGTATTATTCATCTGCGTTCTGTTCGGATGTGTTGTATTACACGAACTGGGGCATGCGTTAACGGCTGGCAAATTTAACATAGGTACCCGCCAGATAACACTTCTGCCGATTGGCGGGGTGGCAAGTCTCGAGGCTATGCCCGAAGATCCCCGGGAGGAATTTCTTGTTGCCGTAGCAGGTCCGGTTGTAAATGTGATTATAGCCTTGCTGCTCTATCTTGTTGTACCGATTGAAAACTACCTGAATCAGGATCCTGAGATGCTTGAGCAGACAATGAGTTCCATAAATGGGGCCAATTTTTTGTTTTATTTATTTTCGGCCAATGTGATGTTGGTCTTATTTAATCTCATACCTGCGTTTCCGATGGACGGCGGAAGAGTATTCCGGGCTATGCTCTCTATGAAGTACGACCGGGTAACTGCCACTCAAATGGCGGCCCGGTTGGGGCAGGGGGTGGCGTTCTTTTTCTTTCTGGTCGGACTACTGTACAATCCTATTCTCATATTGATTGCTATTTTTGTCTACTTTGGCGCCCAAGGGGAAAATATAATGGTTCAACAGCTTGCACTGCTGAAGGATTATAAAGTAAAAGACGCAATGATGACAGATATTACAACCGTTCAACCCGATGATACACTCAACGAGGTGGTTGATATTATTTTAACCGGAACGGAGCGTGACTTTTTAGTTATTGATAATGGAGAAGTGAGCGGTATTCTTTATCAGTCTGATCTCATGCAAGCATTTAAAAATAAGAATGCCGAGGCTAAAGTTAGGGATGTTATGGATGATGAGTTTTACCAAGTACAAATCAATGATAATTTGACCGATATTTACCGGAAAGTTCGTTCAGGTAATAAGACCTTCTTTCCCGTTATGAAAGGTGGAAAGCTGGCAGGAGCAATAGACATGAACAATATAAATGAATTTATGATCTTTCGGGCTCCGCTCGATTATTGA
- the trxA gene encoding thioredoxin, whose amino-acid sequence MSTTKKTMTFSEVINSDIPVLVDFYADWCGPCKMMSPILKKLKNEMGDTLNIIKIDTEKNADAAIKYQVRGVPTLILFHKGKLLWRQSGVVQLHQLKRIIDQLLREI is encoded by the coding sequence ATGAGTACTACAAAAAAGACGATGACTTTTTCTGAGGTTATTAATAGTGATATCCCTGTACTGGTGGATTTTTATGCCGACTGGTGCGGTCCCTGTAAAATGATGTCTCCAATTCTCAAAAAATTAAAAAATGAGATGGGCGACACACTCAACATCATAAAAATAGATACCGAAAAGAATGCCGATGCAGCTATTAAGTATCAGGTGCGAGGAGTACCTACGCTAATTTTGTTTCACAAAGGGAAACTCCTTTGGCGTCAGTCAGGCGTAGTGCAACTGCATCAGCTTAAAAGAATTATCGATCAGCTGCTGCGGGAGATATAA
- a CDS encoding DUF2231 domain-containing protein produces the protein MELIPEWAPNIHPILVHFPIAIILVAVLMDLLDFFLPDQWWDELKTTILYGIGAISAIAAYYTGSLAADSVFLSSGAQTVLNEHSDWALWTVWFFGIYAVLRILLHWFQKIDQKMIKIGLFIVALPGVFFLYETGDHGAELVFGYGAGTGQLVEQQSSSSPEADSLQETRSTFTASDDGNWSWEIGPNSISTLLSRFHWLEGSASQLQPTIVNSGSNYLLKISANSTTSFFVGKDSFQNVQVDYYLNLSDFNGEVSLVNHVQDAQNYDFVMLSSDGTISQGRVSEGNREVFAEESYSASGMLFLRTVGNSTHFRGYINKEMVVHGHGDAPEAGSVGLKLNGTGTILIDRLTLTQLN, from the coding sequence ATGGAATTGATTCCTGAATGGGCACCCAACATTCACCCGATCCTTGTTCATTTTCCCATTGCCATTATTTTGGTAGCGGTATTGATGGACTTGCTGGACTTTTTTCTGCCCGACCAATGGTGGGATGAGCTTAAAACAACGATTCTATATGGGATTGGAGCCATTTCGGCTATTGCTGCTTACTATACGGGGTCGCTGGCAGCTGATAGTGTATTTTTATCCTCCGGTGCCCAAACGGTCTTAAACGAGCATAGCGACTGGGCGCTCTGGACGGTCTGGTTTTTCGGGATCTATGCCGTGCTGCGAATTCTACTCCATTGGTTTCAAAAGATCGATCAAAAAATGATCAAAATTGGGCTGTTTATCGTGGCTCTACCCGGAGTCTTCTTTCTTTATGAAACAGGAGACCACGGTGCCGAATTGGTCTTTGGCTATGGCGCTGGGACTGGTCAGCTGGTCGAGCAACAAAGCTCATCGTCACCCGAAGCGGATAGTCTTCAAGAGACAAGATCAACCTTCACCGCTAGTGACGATGGCAACTGGTCTTGGGAAATTGGTCCGAATAGCATAAGCACGCTACTTTCCCGCTTCCATTGGCTGGAAGGGTCAGCTTCCCAGCTGCAGCCAACTATTGTTAACAGTGGAAGTAATTATCTGCTTAAAATATCTGCCAATTCTACTACTAGCTTCTTTGTGGGCAAGGACTCATTCCAAAATGTGCAGGTAGATTACTATCTGAATTTGTCTGATTTCAATGGAGAGGTTTCGCTCGTCAACCATGTGCAGGATGCCCAGAACTATGACTTTGTGATGCTCTCTTCTGATGGCACGATATCCCAGGGACGGGTCAGCGAGGGCAACCGTGAAGTATTTGCCGAAGAATCTTATTCTGCTTCGGGAATGTTGTTTTTACGTACCGTCGGTAACAGCACTCACTTCCGTGGGTATATCAACAAAGAGATGGTGGTGCATGGCCATGGGGATGCTCCCGAGGCCGGAAGTGTGGGGCTAAAGCTAAATGGAACTGGAACCATACTTATTGATCGGTTGACCTTAACCCAACTCAATTAA
- a CDS encoding permease, with product METFIQSFGESAKTALGFFWKSGWAFVLGYFVSGMIQAFVPKKELTKYMGDADLKSISLSTFFGAASSSCSFAALAAARSLVKKGAHFIAAVAFMFASTNLVIELGILILIFLGWQFLAAELIGGLVLIAISSLLIKWTYPESWLEAAREKVESDDDGLTEDFDWKKRIKSKEGWQLVGHKFVNDWKMAWEDILIGFTIAGFVAVLVPESFWTTLFLADAQHLPDWLVALENAAIAPFVAASTFIGSMGNIPLATVLNQNGVLFAGIMGFIYSDLMVPPLVHINAKYYGWRVALYIAGVMFVSIVLTALILNGLFTILDIVPESKRVVSEITQFKIDYTFWMNLVFVWIAAGLVWLHKKYLQSHEMKMMDMESGGKIKKIAVTLFIIINVLGLLAFAYTQLL from the coding sequence ATGGAAACTTTTATTCAATCTTTTGGTGAATCAGCAAAAACGGCACTGGGTTTTTTCTGGAAATCCGGTTGGGCCTTTGTGCTCGGCTACTTTGTAAGCGGGATGATCCAAGCTTTCGTCCCCAAGAAAGAACTTACCAAATACATGGGCGATGCTGATCTGAAAAGTATTTCCCTATCTACCTTCTTTGGTGCGGCTTCCTCGTCCTGCTCTTTTGCAGCCCTGGCCGCGGCCCGATCGCTGGTCAAGAAAGGAGCTCACTTCATTGCAGCTGTGGCCTTTATGTTTGCCTCTACAAATCTTGTTATTGAACTGGGTATATTGATACTCATCTTTCTGGGATGGCAGTTTCTAGCTGCAGAACTTATTGGCGGACTTGTCCTCATTGCCATTAGCAGCCTGCTCATCAAATGGACCTATCCCGAAAGCTGGCTGGAGGCCGCCCGCGAAAAAGTTGAAAGCGATGACGATGGACTAACCGAAGATTTTGACTGGAAAAAACGCATCAAAAGTAAAGAAGGATGGCAACTGGTTGGCCACAAATTTGTCAACGACTGGAAGATGGCCTGGGAGGATATCCTGATTGGCTTCACTATTGCCGGATTTGTGGCCGTGCTGGTCCCCGAGTCGTTCTGGACCACCCTATTCCTGGCTGATGCCCAACACCTTCCCGACTGGTTGGTAGCCTTGGAGAATGCTGCTATTGCTCCTTTTGTGGCTGCCTCCACCTTTATTGGATCGATGGGTAATATCCCCCTGGCGACCGTACTCAATCAAAATGGGGTGCTATTTGCGGGCATTATGGGCTTTATCTACTCCGACTTGATGGTGCCACCACTGGTTCATATTAACGCCAAATACTATGGATGGCGGGTCGCATTGTATATTGCCGGTGTGATGTTTGTCAGCATTGTACTTACAGCACTAATCCTGAACGGTCTTTTCACAATTCTGGATATTGTGCCGGAAAGCAAGCGCGTAGTTTCTGAGATCACTCAGTTCAAAATCGACTATACTTTCTGGATGAATCTTGTATTTGTTTGGATTGCCGCCGGATTGGTATGGCTGCATAAAAAGTACCTGCAGAGTCACGAGATGAAGATGATGGATATGGAAAGCGGTGGCAAGATTAAGAAAATTGCTGTTACCCTATTTATTATCATTAATGTCTTAGGATTGTTAGCATTTGCTTACACCCAATTGTTATAA
- a CDS encoding multicopper oxidase family protein, protein MDRKTFLKYTGTGAAFFLPPSFITSCMNFSTDTSDIYRYPLRFPDPLDSDQLRASRDDLTIAEQYTLDSLQFNGSLPGPTVRIKRGERFQVQFQNDIGQESIIHWHGMIVPPDMDGHPKDVISEGIYSYDFAINQRAGTYWYHPHPHKITGPQVYRGLAGFFIVTDEEEQALNLPSGDYELPLVIQDRKIDDAGNIYYDPSMPERMMTGYLGEHILVNGIPNPYHEVQPRPYRLRLLNGSNARIYNIAFRNEQSFTVIGSDGGLLPQPVETKELLLAPGERADLLVDFSNGFSGSSAELISKEFSVPSNGGMMGNMSQMMGGGGPEQGSEFPLMEFRIDNTSGTSSSMNLPQQLSEVNFPTEDDAVRTRRIELNMEMMTGHTINGRLFEMLRVDEEVTQGDSEIWEFVNNSAVPHPMHIHAVQFKVLSRSGNRGLHPTETGWKDTTLVMPGERVRIIIQFDAPKGLYVFHCHNLEHEDAGMMANLEIT, encoded by the coding sequence ATGGATAGGAAAACCTTCTTAAAGTATACTGGAACCGGTGCTGCTTTCTTTTTGCCCCCCTCTTTTATCACCTCCTGTATGAATTTCAGTACAGATACATCTGATATCTATCGCTATCCCCTACGATTTCCCGATCCCTTGGACAGTGATCAGCTTCGGGCTTCTCGCGACGACCTTACAATTGCTGAACAATATACATTGGACTCCCTGCAGTTTAATGGAAGCCTGCCGGGTCCGACTGTTCGCATAAAAAGAGGAGAGCGATTCCAGGTTCAATTTCAAAACGACATTGGGCAGGAAAGCATTATCCATTGGCATGGCATGATTGTACCTCCTGACATGGACGGTCATCCCAAAGACGTCATTTCGGAAGGCATCTATTCCTATGACTTTGCAATCAATCAGCGAGCCGGAACCTATTGGTATCATCCGCATCCCCACAAAATTACAGGCCCACAGGTATATCGAGGCTTAGCGGGATTTTTTATCGTAACGGACGAAGAAGAACAGGCGTTGAACCTACCATCCGGGGATTATGAACTACCGCTGGTCATCCAGGACCGTAAAATAGATGACGCTGGCAATATTTACTATGATCCTTCTATGCCGGAGCGCATGATGACGGGCTATCTGGGTGAACATATTTTGGTTAATGGCATCCCTAATCCATACCACGAAGTGCAGCCACGCCCCTACCGGTTGCGATTACTGAATGGTTCCAATGCCCGAATCTATAATATTGCTTTCCGAAACGAGCAATCGTTTACGGTGATTGGTTCCGACGGTGGACTTTTACCTCAGCCCGTTGAAACTAAGGAACTCTTACTGGCTCCCGGAGAACGTGCGGATCTATTGGTGGATTTTTCCAACGGATTTTCTGGCAGCTCGGCGGAATTAATCAGCAAGGAATTCTCGGTCCCTTCAAACGGTGGCATGATGGGCAATATGTCTCAGATGATGGGAGGCGGCGGACCCGAGCAAGGCAGTGAATTTCCACTGATGGAGTTTCGGATAGATAATACCTCTGGCACGTCAAGTTCTATGAATCTACCCCAACAACTTTCTGAGGTTAATTTCCCAACTGAAGATGACGCTGTACGCACCCGAAGAATAGAATTAAACATGGAAATGATGACCGGCCATACCATAAATGGACGCCTTTTTGAAATGCTTCGGGTAGACGAAGAAGTAACCCAGGGAGATTCAGAAATATGGGAATTCGTAAACAACTCTGCTGTCCCTCACCCCATGCATATTCACGCGGTACAATTTAAGGTACTAAGCCGCAGCGGAAACCGAGGCCTGCACCCAACCGAAACCGGATGGAAAGATACCACCCTGGTTATGCCGGGTGAACGAGTTAGAATCATTATACAGTTCGATGCTCCTAAAGGATTGTATGTGTTTCACTGCCACAATCTTGAACACGAAGATGCGGGGATGATGGCGAACTTAGAGATTACCTAA
- a CDS encoding SHOCT domain-containing protein, producing the protein MHDFNFFGGGWMMFFWWFLIIVLVIFAIRAVINSGQSNQSQHKETPMDILKRRYTNGEIDKEEFQRRKQELQK; encoded by the coding sequence ATGCATGATTTTAATTTCTTTGGAGGTGGATGGATGATGTTTTTCTGGTGGTTTTTGATTATTGTACTAGTCATATTTGCCATCCGTGCGGTTATAAACTCTGGTCAATCCAATCAGAGTCAACATAAAGAAACACCAATGGATATCCTTAAACGCCGGTATACCAATGGGGAAATTGATAAAGAGGAGTTCCAAAGGCGAAAACAAGAATTGCAAAAATAA
- a CDS encoding copper resistance protein B produces MTLTKRISTIILTTFVITIIAGSSAFAQKAPEFSNDLMMGDKTYAYLIADKLEYRSVGGSNPIMWDIKGYIGKDLGKFWFKSHGEAVPNESQAHMEFQGVYSRAISPYLDVLGGLRYDLAYEHGNKSRGFATVGLQGKAPYFIHFESGIYVSEDGDISADLEAEYDLLFTQRLIGQPIFETSVALQETSEWGVGSGLNNIGLGFRLRYEFVREFAPYIGINWERKLGKTADMARTEGGHVDSFSMLGGVRMWF; encoded by the coding sequence ATGACCTTGACTAAACGCATATCAACAATCATTCTCACCACTTTTGTTATCACTATAATTGCCGGCAGTTCAGCCTTTGCACAAAAAGCACCCGAGTTTAGCAACGACCTGATGATGGGCGATAAAACCTACGCCTACCTGATTGCCGATAAACTGGAGTACCGCAGCGTAGGTGGCTCAAATCCTATTATGTGGGATATAAAAGGCTATATAGGCAAAGATCTGGGCAAGTTCTGGTTCAAATCCCACGGGGAAGCTGTACCAAACGAAAGTCAGGCGCATATGGAATTTCAGGGGGTATACAGCCGAGCCATAAGTCCTTACCTTGACGTTTTGGGCGGCCTCCGTTATGATCTGGCCTATGAACACGGCAATAAATCCCGAGGTTTTGCAACTGTCGGTCTTCAAGGCAAGGCGCCCTACTTTATTCATTTTGAAAGTGGAATATATGTAAGCGAGGACGGTGATATCTCCGCCGATCTGGAAGCCGAATACGATCTACTATTCACGCAGCGGCTTATCGGTCAACCCATTTTTGAAACAAGCGTTGCCCTACAGGAGACTTCTGAATGGGGCGTCGGATCCGGATTAAATAATATCGGACTTGGCTTTCGGCTTCGCTATGAGTTTGTGCGGGAATTTGCTCCCTACATCGGCATTAACTGGGAACGCAAGCTGGGCAAAACTGCTGATATGGCTCGCACGGAGGGTGGACATGTGGACAGCTTTAGCATGCTTGGCGGCGTTCGCATGTGGTTTTAG
- a CDS encoding copper resistance system multicopper oxidase, translated as MNDDNNNGMNRRTFLRYAGSLIAFASASAVLPGYALAGFGKDKREVLTPKGTDNIIDLTIGKMPHKIDGKRGEAIGINGSVPGPLIRLQEGEDVMLRVTNELDDPTSIHWHGILLPFQMDGVPGVSFDGIAPGETFEYRYPVRQNGTYWYHSHSGFQEQLGHYGPMIIDPAEEDPVEYDREYPIVLSDWTFEDPHNVLDNVISLDAYYNYQQRTIGEFFADIKEKGFGDTVKDYHSFGKMRMKATDLLDVTSATYTYLMNGHGPNSNWNALFKKGEKVRLRFINASAGTTAFDVRIPGLKMTMVQADGQNVEPVPIDEFRIGIAETYDVIVEPKEEKPYTIFAESLDRGGFARGTLAPNEGMSAPVPELRPRPKRSMRDMGMMMSMGGMDMKNGDMKEMDMEGMDHGNMDHKDMQMPAMKETPVKHGPDKHGLGAAAIATNQFDRLDEPGIGLGNDGRNVLTYNDLKSLRPNKDTRDAQREVELHLTGNMERYMWSFDGKQFHEVDGPIEFRHNERLRLTLVNDTMMEHPIHLHGMWMELENGNGQYNPRQHTLLVQPAQRISALVTPRDKGRWAFHCHILYHMERGMFRVVQVADEDGSIYGQDYS; from the coding sequence TTAGCTGGCTTCGGTAAGGACAAACGAGAAGTGTTAACTCCTAAAGGCACCGATAATATCATTGATCTGACCATCGGTAAAATGCCGCACAAGATTGATGGTAAGCGAGGCGAAGCCATAGGTATCAACGGTTCAGTGCCAGGTCCCTTGATCCGTTTGCAAGAAGGAGAAGACGTGATGCTCCGAGTAACCAATGAGTTGGACGATCCTACCTCTATCCACTGGCACGGAATTCTCCTGCCCTTCCAGATGGATGGCGTACCCGGTGTTAGTTTTGACGGCATTGCCCCGGGTGAAACATTTGAATACCGGTACCCGGTGCGGCAAAATGGAACCTATTGGTACCATAGTCACTCAGGATTTCAAGAACAGCTTGGCCATTATGGCCCCATGATTATCGATCCGGCCGAAGAAGATCCGGTCGAGTATGACCGTGAATATCCAATCGTACTTTCTGACTGGACCTTTGAAGATCCCCACAACGTGCTGGACAATGTAATATCACTGGATGCCTACTACAATTATCAGCAGCGTACAATTGGAGAGTTTTTTGCAGATATAAAAGAGAAAGGATTTGGAGATACAGTTAAGGACTACCACTCATTTGGAAAGATGCGCATGAAGGCTACCGACCTGTTAGACGTAACCAGTGCCACCTACACTTATCTGATGAACGGACATGGTCCTAACTCCAACTGGAATGCCTTGTTCAAAAAAGGGGAAAAAGTGCGCCTGCGATTTATTAACGCCTCGGCCGGAACCACGGCGTTTGACGTTCGTATTCCCGGACTGAAAATGACGATGGTTCAAGCCGATGGCCAAAATGTGGAGCCGGTGCCAATCGACGAGTTTCGAATCGGTATTGCCGAGACTTATGATGTCATCGTAGAACCAAAAGAAGAAAAACCCTATACTATTTTTGCGGAATCTCTGGACCGCGGAGGTTTTGCTCGCGGAACGCTGGCCCCGAACGAAGGCATGTCGGCTCCCGTTCCGGAACTTCGTCCACGCCCAAAGCGCAGCATGCGGGACATGGGCATGATGATGTCGATGGGCGGCATGGACATGAAAAACGGTGATATGAAGGAAATGGATATGGAAGGCATGGATCATGGGAATATGGACCATAAAGATATGCAAATGCCAGCCATGAAGGAAACACCTGTAAAACACGGTCCCGATAAGCACGGACTGGGGGCAGCTGCCATTGCCACGAATCAGTTTGACAGACTCGACGAACCGGGCATCGGCCTCGGAAATGACGGTCGCAACGTGCTGACGTATAATGACCTGAAAAGCCTACGTCCCAATAAGGACACACGCGATGCACAGCGGGAAGTAGAGCTCCACCTGACCGGCAATATGGAGCGTTACATGTGGTCGTTTGATGGGAAGCAGTTTCACGAGGTGGACGGTCCTATTGAGTTCAGACACAATGAGCGGCTCCGACTGACGCTGGTCAACGATACGATGATGGAGCATCCTATCCATCTGCACGGTATGTGGATGGAACTGGAAAATGGAAACGGGCAGTATAACCCCCGGCAGCATACTCTGCTCGTGCAGCCGGCCCAGCGGATTTCAGCCCTCGTCACGCCACGCGACAAAGGACGCTGGGCCTTCCACTGCCACATCCTCTATCATATGGAGCGCGGCATGTTCCGCGTCGTCCAGGTAGCCGATGAGGACGGCAGCATTTATGGACAGGACTATTCATAA